The genomic DNA CCAAAAATAGCAACACGCACTAAAGCAGTTACATGATCAGGCATGAAGCACTCTTATAGTACCGGGAACACTCACTGTCATATCTTTAGTGAGGTGTGTGGATTGTATGATTGTATAGTGACATTCAACCAAAGGATTAGTGCTGGGAGTGAGTGCAAACAGCTGGTTAGTAGGAAACAGGAGGGTCTCCTGTGCTGggaaactttgtcacactgctTCATCCCTGCAGTGTGATTAAAGATACCCTGGTCCTATCACACTGTTTATCCACCCACACCACAGTAGTGTGTGTAAAACCCATTAAGCCATTGTGGTACTGTGTAAATGCATGTTATCTTGtcttatatatacatacatgtgaGTATTTACAGTCAGTGCAGTAGCTCAATGTGCTGTTAGGTGTATTTATGgcagtgtgtgagtgttttctCTGGTTACCTGCTGTCTGTCAGCATGTCTGCACGATTCAcggatggtttttttttttttttttttttttggcaaaaaaaagaagaagttgACACTCCCTCGATGAGACGCTCAGCAGTGTTTTACAGCTCACTGGTGTAGAAACAcaggctgtgtgtgtggacaAGCAGCTCCAGCTGGTGTAGCCTCAGACAACAACGCTCTGCTATCCCTGAGCTGTTCCGCTCACAGCTGACGGTGAAGTGTCAGGCAGCTCCCGGCATGTTAGCACagtgagctgctgctgctgctgctagtgGCTGGAGCTAACTACCTTAGCCACACCAACTACAATTCTTCCGCTTTCGTAGCCCGCCCACTTACCGCTACCGGCAGGAAAACTTTCGCTTGTGCTCGGCCAAAGGTTCCCACACTGAAAAAAACCATTCAGAGTCACAATAAGACGATTTAAAGCACTGTGGGAGTGTGGACGAGCGCCTAGGTTAGACGATTACCACAGCTTGAGACTTCTAATCTGCAGGCTCCGCCCCTTTATTTACGTGACGTCATCGGAACAGGCTTTCCAACTGCCTGCATTGAAACAAAAGGTATTTATCGTGTTTTATTACATATtgtcaagttatttttttcagtaatttgtGCTAATTCGATATTGTGATATGGAGTAGAATGTAGACGTGCTGCTCACTTCTTAAAACCTGCTGCAATGTGTTCATAAATGTAGGTTTTTGACGTCTATGGAAGCAGGAAGTGTTTATTgatctatttttgtgtatttattgctgTGTTTTTCATAGTATCCAGTCCTGCAAGTTGATTAAATTAGGATTTGTGTGCAAATTACTTCTAATAGTAGTTTTTATAGCTTAAGATAGTGAGTCCTGTTTATCCAGTTATTTAGCTTTCCATATTGGCTCTGACACATAGTTAAAAATACTTCTTAACTACTATTATTAAGttaagtcattaaaaaaaagcacttcaACTCCACTATATCTTTAATTTTTATGACGtactgcaatatttttttagctATTCTATAGGTTATTTATGTTAAAATTCTGTGTTGTAACATCTGTAAAGCACCATGTGTACCCCGtggggctgggcaaaaaataaaatcaatttaatcgatttatcaaatttgtagataaaaacgatttattttttttgcaaattcgagtttttttttttcaaaaaaattctgcagtcatttttaagtgcattggaaaataaaaaaattgaaactcggatttttctttcaaaaaatctgagattttttcttttttttttaaaggtataaTCTCCCAACCCTAGTACCCCTACTCTAAAATATGTATGTAATTCAAGTTGTCATATTGATGATAATAACAAAAAGAACACTCAAGatcgcaaacctccaccaagcaccaattctcctctttttttttagattttagcagttttctggttcagtgatcctgatcatttaATCTTTAAAGAAATGTCTATCCTTATTGAAAACGATGCAGTAGATCCAAATATATCGTAGGTCTGTATGTGTAGGCCTCATAGCTCAATTAAGCAAAGGTATTTCTACCGCATAACGGGACACTTTCCTCACAAACTAATATTGAGGATTCAAATTCGGAAAActggcgcattgcattgtgggattgggtaTTCCGGAAAAGAATACAAAAACGGTGCAGAAGCGGAAAAGTTTAAAGACAGATTTGGCAAGGATCGGCTAAATCTGTGCTGACGCTGAGGAAGTCTATTCTTTTGGTTTCACCGCAACTCATATTAAAATGGTCACGTTATCGCGCTAAATTCACGATACCAGATTAGACTGTCATGTTCAAACTAGTTACATTTTTGATTCttaagaagtgcttttactTAATTCTTCCCGTGATTTCTTGAATTTCTTCGCCGGACAAGGAAGCAAAAAAGACTGTATTTGGGTGTTTCCATGGaaagccacaaaaacaacaaccgtCATAGTTTTGGCACCACTTTCAATCATTGAAAACACCATAAATGTGTTGTGAGGTCACTTTGGCCGAGTGTTTGGCATCGGTAGTAGATcggaacaacttttggatgaaacgTCAGTCTGATGGTGTCTGAGAAGTCTAAAGAGTGGCAGTGGTAGTACGTATGGTACAGAGGGAGTTGGACGCCAACACAAGGATCTTCTAATGGATGTTTGACTTGATATGGAGCCAACGGAGACATACAAGGGTGGAGTAGCGACTTTACTTTAGATCCTATGGCAGGTCATGTTTTTTGATGTCTTTACTTTAGTTTAAAGACCTTAAAAACCCAGAAGAAAATGCAAGAACTTCCCCATACAATGTTGATACTGGGATCTTGTCTCTATCTCAGATGAAGGTGATCCAGCACACTGCGAAGACTCTCCACAACGCACTAGTTTCAAACTCTCACGATTTAGTACAAATTTACGATAAGTACACCAAAGAAGAGAAGCTTCTTCTCGAGGACGGGTATCGTGCAGGGCAGACGGGGTCCCTTTTCCAACCCATCACCGTGCACTCAGACTCAGACTGGATCTCTGCTCACCCAGAGGAGCCTCAAGACTTCCAAAGCTTCTACAGAGACCGTCACAGAAAGATCCCCAGTGCAAGCTGCAACACTGTTTATATTCAAACCATaggtgagtgtgtttgtgtaatgTACTTAGTGGCTGCGTCTTAATGCAGGAGGAATGTGTGGACAAGCttgtttttctatatttaacTTTGTGTGCAAATGTTACATAACTGTCAAATGCAACATTAGCAGTTAGTGGCTGCTTCAGGTTAATACGTCCCATCCTGTCAACGTTGTAGGTTCATTTGGAGAAGCGGGAGTTGACACAGACCAGTATGTGGAGTGGCTCAGAGATTACTGCCAGGCTTTTTTCCATGGGCTTTCAGTCAAGTCACTACCTGCAGTGTCTGTGTCAGACACACAATGCTCATTCAGGGTGAACAGCAACTCCCACAATCTGCAAATTCTTACTGGTAATCTagagattttgtttttttctttgataaacTGTGTAACATATTTACTAAACTCATTGTTGAAACTTCTGCATTACCCTAAAATGCATTTACATTCAAATTTGATTGTGGTGTTTAAAAAACATCTTAACAATTGTGACTTTTGCAGTTTGATTTGAAGTCAttgctgttgtttgttttctaaaGGGGATCTTCTGCAATTTCTGAGAAGGAAGAAACCAAAAGATGCTTTTTGTATCATTGGAATCACGATGATTGACCTTTATCCAAAGGACTCCTGGAACTTTGTCTTTGGCCAGGCCTCTCTGAGTGAAGGTGAGTGTTTACAACATATAAACAAATGTTCCAGAAACCCTAATATGATGGGGGGGGGTTTTTCTTGctttttaa from Gouania willdenowi chromosome 19, fGouWil2.1, whole genome shotgun sequence includes the following:
- the amz2 gene encoding archaemetzincin-2, which codes for MKVIQHTAKTLHNALVSNSHDLVQIYDKYTKEEKLLLEDGYRAGQTGSLFQPITVHSDSDWISAHPEEPQDFQSFYRDRHRKIPSASCNTVYIQTIGSFGEAGVDTDQYVEWLRDYCQAFFHGLSVKSLPAVSVSDTQCSFRVNSNSHNLQILTGDLLQFLRRKKPKDAFCIIGITMIDLYPKDSWNFVFGQASLSEGMGVFSFARYDDNFNSKCYAGRLTKQLQPKQGDYSVFEGYYTPPITSMLLLRSCKTMTHEIGHMFGIRHCQWLNCIMQGSNHLEESDRRPLDLCPICLHKLHVSLGFDIADRYKALLSWMEEGQSQTSGTETASAHHPALHFPKLTQSFHSSKLWLRSCLDKLGKD